Genomic segment of Cryptococcus neoformans var. neoformans JEC21 chromosome 5 sequence:
CAGAGAGAAAGCGAGATTGGAGACGAAAAGACGGTGATAAGGGATAGCAGCGTCCTTGTGAGCGTCGGGGTCAAGACCTGGGGGAAGAGCCAGACCGGTGGAGAGGGGAGGATAGTTCTGAGTGAACGGAACAGAAGAAcgaccaccaccaccaccatgAGATCGCCTATGTATAAAGTCAGTCAGTTACCACTGGCAGGACTCAATCTATACTCACGCGTTGCTCGCAAGGGCAGTAGCAGTGATAAGTTCAGTGCCGGAATGGTTTCTTTCTGCCTCGGTAAGCATGATATTAATAGGAATACCCATGACAACCGTCCCAGAAAGCTAAATAGGTCAGATGGATATCTAATTGACTAATCATTGGACTTACAGCAAGAGCCTTGTTTACGAGGTCAACGCTATCCAACTCAACGTATCCGATACTATGAGATGTCAGCATCAACTGTGCAAGGCATATATACCTGAAGACTTACCCTTTGGACCTCCTAGCAACCTTGTCGGTCACAACTCTGGCGTCTCTAACAGCACCCCTGCCAAGTTTGTCTTCAAAGAACAGGCCGAGAACCTGGGAAGTCATCCTAGCAGAAAGTTGTGAGACAAAGATGGAACGAGCTTCAGAGTCTACCTCTTCAATCAAAGCCGTAGCTGGGTCacgagggggaggaggcggaCGACGGGGAGGCGGACCGCGAGGACCCCCATACTCGGGCGAAAGACGACGGCGTCGTGGGGGCGGAGACCGCATCCGACCATCACGTTCAAGCTACGACGACAATTAGTATGATACTGCATAAGGATGTTTGGGGACTTACGTCTGCAAAATGCATTTCCCTACGCCTGTCATTTTCCCTACGCTCTTCTGCCATGTCCCTAGGCTCCCTACTCATAGGCCTAATGGGGGGCATCTCGTCCCTGTCGCGATGGCTCCTATAACTGCGGTGACTCTCTCTTGATCTGTCCCTATGGCTCAAGGGTCTACCCACAGACATTTCTCTCGATCCTCGACGATAAtcgtcctcgccctctcgTTCACGCTCGCGTTCCCTCAATTCACGCTCCCTCCTTCGTCGATGCCTCTCCTCGCGTTCTTCCTCGGTCTCCTCCTCACGTCGACGGTGGCGTTCCTTACGTTCCTCTTCAGTTTCGTCACGGCGTCGGTGGCGGTGTCGCCTCTCTCTGTCCCGGTCCCTGTCTCCCCTATCACTTCTGTCACGGTCGTAGTCGCGGACGTCTTCAGGACGATATCGATGAGACCTGCCGGATACGTCAcgatcatcttcatcatcctcacgATGGCGTTTCTCACGTTTACTGTACAGAGCAGTCAGAGACTGGGGACGAAAGACAGACGATGGCAACTTACGTGGTGAGCTCAGGAGTCTTGTCGCCACCATTGGCAGACTGGTAAGAAGACCTAGGTGGAGTTGCTGACATCTATTATGGACTTCGCTAAAATTAGATATAAAAAGTCTTTAAGAATGTTTAAGgagtgaggaaggaagattgaGATATTTCTTGTCGCAAACGAAGTGACGAACCGTGAGCAACCAGCACACAAGAAAGCCTGCTGGCGGGATCAAATTCAACACGCCTGAAAAGCCGTGAGTGTGGCATTTTCATTGCTGCACTTCTGCAGTTGCTGCTGCacatttcttcctcgctcTTTTGCGTGCATCTCACCATCAGAAGTTGTGCAAGAATCATGAACATGTCCTGTAACTTCCAAAATGCCAGTTGAACATTCCAGAAACTGGAAGGTGTTGATTCAAGCGTATTCATCGATTAAATTATTTTATACGGGTAATATACAAACAAACTTCTGATCATATTCTACATTACTTAAACCCGGTAAATCTTACAGCCTCTTAGTTCCAGCAGCCACACCAGGAGCCGCAGCCTCAGCCTTCTGCTTCAACCTTTCCGCATCGACATCCGCATTTTGGACAGCAGGGTGATGCTGGCCAGTCACCGCAGGGTGGGCAGGGTCAATAAGGTTGAAGGCCGGTGACCTCCATTCCTTACCCGTACGAGCAGCGTCCTCAACCTTAAACGCTCGTTTGGCCCAAGACTTGCCACCGTCATGGGTGAGCTCGGGGTTAAGCTGACTGTCACGGTCGGTTACAATCTTGAAGGTACCAGTCTTCTCGTCGGCggcagccttcttctcctgggcactctccttcttgcGGGAGTAGAGGTCTTTGAGAGCTTCAGTTCGGGTTGTCTCATCAGACTGTTTGGCCTCATCGAcctgaaaaaaaaattgtgTCAGCAATACTTCAAAATCTTATGTAGTGTGATAGACTGACCCTGTTTCGGATCTCAACGAGTTGCTCATCAAGGTGACCAAGAGCGGTGTGCATGGCATTCTGCACAGCAGCAGTAATAGCCCTCTTAATAAGACCAGTGGCTGTAGATTTGATAAACTGTAATGTAATCAAGTCAGTATACCCCATTGTTATTATTGACTAGTGCTCACCTTGTAGAGTAAGTCGTGCTTGGAGTTCCTGATGGCGAACTTGAGAGTGTCAATGTTGACGTGAATGAAGTTGGTCTTGAAGACGGTGTCCCGACGGTTCTCGATAGACTCAAGCTCGACGTCAACGGAGATACCCTTTCCAGCAAGAATAACATCGGCAAGACCGTGGTCAGAAAGCTTGGGCCATCCGCTCTTACGCCtaaaggcaaaggcaaCATCTCGGATGTCGGCCTGGATCTGACTGAGACTCAACCTGAACTTGTGGTGCTGGTTGTCCATCGTCTTGTTCAGCTTGGGGTAAGGGctgaaagagaaggagttgaaAGACTCGATGTGGACAATGTTGGGGAAAAGGTTAGGACCAGAAAGGATCAAGTCCTCAATAACCAAGTCGATGCTGTTGTCGGAGTACTCAGCGCGGGGAATGGGGACGTAGCTGACTTGCTTGAGAAGCATAGGGATCAAGACCTGTCGAACATCGTTCCAAAGCTTGGGCTTGAAAGTAAGGTTACCTTCGTGGTTGAAGAGCAAGTCTTTGAAGAATCGCTTGATGTCGTCACCAAGTCGGACGTTGAGCGGGTCTTCGCCAAAGGCTGTGAGCCAGACTTGGAGCTCGTCGAAAAGAAGTTCCTGGTGGGCCTTGTACTTCTCCTGGAAGAATCTTCTGCCAGACTCTCGAAGCTGCTTGGCCTCACGGTCAGAATCCTCGTCGAGGATGTAACCGGGCTCAAGAAGCACTCGGTGCATGTAGTCGTTGAAAGTGGTGAACCATTCGCGGAGCTCAGAGTCGTTCTGAACGTCGGTGTAGATCTGGTCGAGAGCAGAAAAGACGTTGTCGAGAGACTTGCCGTTGGCAAATCGTTCGAGAAGGGTTCGGAACTGGATAGTGGAGTCGCCCACGGCAGGGTCGTTGGAAACGGTTTGGGCAGACTCGGTGCCCTTGTTGGTAACGTGCTTAGCGTGACCTCGGTAGTTCTCGAGGGTGTCAAGGAGCCAAGTCATGGCCTCCTGGTAGTCCTTGTGACCCTGGCATTCGACGACAACCTAAAAATATTGGGTAAACATGCTGTCCTGTTGGTGCCAAAAGAGACAAGATATTTACCTTCTTAAGTCTGTAGATGAACTGatctctcctctcctcggGCAACTCATCGTTGACGAAGTTCTTGGACTTTTGAATGTAGTCGGCCGCCTTTTGCCTGTGTTCATCAGGGATTCGGTCCTTCAACTCGGCAACCTTGCCCCTGGCCTTCTGTTGGTTACCCTCGTCATTGGGATCGGGAAGGTTCTGGCCGGCCTGGGCACTAGCTGCATCCTTCTTGTCGTAGGCAGCACCCTTAAcctgctccttctgctcAGACAATGAAGCATTGGGGTCACGGTTACCGGCCACATCTTGAGCGTGGGAACGAGCCTGCTGCTTGCCAGTCTCCTTGTAGTCTCTAGCGGAAGACTTGAGGTCCTGAGCCTTGGACTGGGCATCAGCCTTGGCTTCTTGAGCCTGGTTATAGGCCTCGCCAGCAGATCGAGAGTTGCCCTTGTCGTCAATGAGCCTAGAAAACAAATCAGCAAATaggaaggcgaagaatgTATGAAAATAATAACTCACTGGGCATCTCGAGGGTCGTCTCTGGGGTGGTATCTAGCCTGGGTACCTTTGGGACCCTTGAGCTGGATGTCGGGGGTCTCGTTGGGACCAAGCCTCTTACCATCGGCACCGATCCACTCATGAGAAGGAGCTTCCTGGTCAACGGAGTCGAGCTTTTCTTGAGAGGGTCGAGACTTGTCGGCAGCCTTAGTCGCGGCGGTAGCGAAGATATCTCGGCCAACGATGCCAAAGTCTTTCAGAAGTTTTCGGGCTTCAGAGTTGGtaaggaagagagtgatGAGGACACGAATGTGGGAAGCGGCTGCAAAATAAATGTTAGTCGAGTTCCTAGACAAATGGGCAAACCCAGTTCACTCACCAGTTTTGCCATCTTGCTTGGCCTGTTCACTGCTGACGGGAATGACACCATCTTGCTTAGCTTTTGAAACATCACTATGATATGATGACCAGACAGCATTTTGGAAAAGCTCATCAGTGTTCTTCTCGTGAACGATCATGCGGAGAGTCTCGAGAGTGTCCCTAAAGTCATCGATGAGGACTCGTCCTTCGGGTGAGAGCTTTTGGAGGTCGACAGGGGAGTGGCCGATGGCATATTCGAGAACAGAGCCGATTTGTTCATTGTCAGGCATACGACTGCGGAACACAGACATCTTAAGTATTTTGCAAAATCAATGGTATCGAGATATTTAAACTCACCCATCCCTAAAGGCCTGAATCGCACCGAACAACTTCATTCTAGACTGAACATCgccctcaaccttctccccGGAGACGGCACTAGTAACACTCATCTTGCCGGGGTTATGGGAAATTTCGGATCTGGTGGCTGCTACACTCATTGTGGGAAAGTAATCTGGGAAGGATAAATGTGAGAAGGAATTCACTTGCAAGGAGGTCCGACCAAGAGAAAACTCACAGCTACAGTAGTGGTATTGATGGGTAAAGAGACAAGTTGTTATGTGTAAACAAAAACCTGAGAATCGTGAGGAAAaagggggaaggatgggaaggtgGCACTGTTCTTAAgtaggaaagaagaaagctaCCATAGTGGAACGGAAGTTGGCTTCATGACATCATTTCAATAATTGGATTATGACGAGCGTCATATTCCTGGTCCTCAAAAAGGCACTGCGATGGTGATGGCATGATACGGGGGGGCAAGTGATAAAGTTTCGCAGTGGCCTAGTCCGCTGCTTGGCCTAATAAAGTAATAACTTCTTGTTTACCTCTTGGGGCCTGCCACCGCCTGGACGCGATCCCCAAATTATtccaaaaaagaaatgcgCTAATAGACGTGCACAAACAGGAATGAAATTCATCTGCATAAAAAGATGCCAACTGCGGTGCCGATGACGTCAATGATGCTGGAGGTGATCACCCTCCACCGCCAGCTCGGCTGTTGGTTTCGGAGTGCAGTTTATCTCCGCTCGCGTGGGATCAGTGGATGTACAAAAGGATCAGGAGTCCAGCCAGTCAGAGATGACGATAtaaggctgctgctgagctCATATCAGTCGATCTGATTCTTGGGTGCGTTCATCGTTTGTTGCTGCGCGCTGCTGAGGTGGTTGCCAGTGCTCATCTATAACTTCCTGTTCCTGCTGTCTGGTTAATGATTGATGACAAGCTGGGCTTGGGCGGTGAGCaaaacgatgatgatgtgctgCTCAATTAGTTGGGGAGCCAAGAATGAAGGTTAATTATGGTGAACACTACAACGAGCGAAGCAAATGGTATGACAAACGAATTTTGATGAATTGTTTTGTCGTCAGTGTTTGACAGATGAGTCTTTGTATTCAATTCTTACTTCTGTCTCTGGTCTCTTGTAATTAAAAAAATTAAGTGATGGGGCTGCTTGCCTGGTGATGAACTATTGAGAAGGTCTGTTTGGACTGATGAATTTTACGCTACATGAACTTCTATTTGCCAGCATTGATGACATGTTCTGTCAATTTAATTTTCTTTCGGGGACAAAAACGATTGTATTACAGCCATTAATCAAGAGACTGCTACATCCTCTGATTAACGCTTTCAGAGATGGCCATAGGAAATGATGGAAAACAAATGCGagtgagaagaagcgggATTTTGTAGCTCCTACCACACAACTACCTTTTCAATCCCTCGTAAAgatatggaagaagagagtgtAAGTAAACTGAACAAAATCACCCATCCGGGACTACTGGCATCGAAAACGGACCATGCCAGTTATCATATACCATAAAGGAAGTCGACTGCTTGACAACATGCCAGAAGATGTCACTTCCATTGAAGCACAAATCTATATATAGTATGCACAACGACACTATTGTTTCCCTTACATGAAATCGTCATCTCCAAGGACATCGTCGTAAGCCTCAGTGTCAACCTTGGATAATACCTTGGCAGCGCCGAGCTTGGGCTTTGACGCAGCCTTTTTCTCGTCAGTCATGTAAAGTAGCCCCGTAACGAAAGCtgctcaccttcttctttccactagccttttccctctcttcctgttGCTTGGTGTTACCCAACACACTCAAAGCTGAAGACACCTTCCTAGTCTGAACAGCGGTAAGCGCGGCACTAATGTCCTTGGCAAGCTGCTCGACAAAGTGAGCGTAAAGAGGGTTGGACTCGTGCTTCTTAATGATAGAAGTGTAGATGTTTTTGGAGAGTTCGGAAAAGTCGTTCTTGGTAGAGGGATGGGCGGAAAGAACACTCTTGAGAGCATCACCCTCTGTAAGATGTTAGCAGCTGTACACATATCCAGAGATGCGGAAATACGGACCGTCACCCAAGTCGACAGCACCCATGAGATCAGAAGCCACGGCCAAGTctgcttcttgctctttctCCCTAGCCAACCGCCGCCTCTCTTGCTCAGTCATAGTGTACATCAAGTCATTGTCATCGTccactcccttctccttctatGCTGTCCGTCAGCAACCGGCCGTCTCGCCTTCATAGCAGTGCCGTCACTCACAGCCTCCTTGGCAAGCCTCTCCTTTTCGGCAAGCTTTTGCTTGAGAgtacccttcttcttagCTGGTGCTACGGCAGCAACCTTGGTCGCCTGTggcttctcatcctc
This window contains:
- a CDS encoding expressed protein; protein product: MSDDDWDADETIAPAAPAVTLPPKVPAKKWADEDAEDNDSDDDWDKSEDEKPQATKVAAVAPAKKKGTLKQKLAEKERLAKEAKEKGVDDDNDLMYTMTEQERRRLAREKEQEADLAVASDLMGAVDLGDEGDALKSVLSAHPSTKNDFSELSKNIYTSIIKKHESNPLYAHFVEQLAKDISAALTAVQTRKVSSALSVLGNTKQQEEREKASGKKKAASKPKLGAAKVLSKVDTEAYDDVLGDDDFM